One genomic window of Oleomonas cavernae includes the following:
- a CDS encoding MucR family transcriptional regulator, which produces MEDLQVMSCAAPLPLAYDDVFRGLPPMNSDDLPALSPGTSANGTGESQLTLATLAQLVSAYCVGNSVTAADLPSVIVAIHDTVAGLGQAQPKAEAVLVPAVPVKDSVTPAHIVCLEDGLKFKSLKRHLGASHGLSAEEYKRKWGLDAHYPMVAPDYAKLRSTQAVAIGLGRKAPAAPPPSRRRHRPLPPKRQSRQNRQRPFSRPPKPPPRHRPRPHRP; this is translated from the coding sequence TTGGAAGACCTGCAAGTAATGAGTTGCGCCGCGCCCCTGCCGCTGGCGTATGATGATGTTTTCCGAGGTCTCCCCCCGATGAATTCCGACGATCTGCCGGCACTGTCGCCCGGCACTTCAGCGAACGGCACAGGCGAAAGCCAATTGACCCTGGCAACACTTGCCCAGCTTGTATCGGCCTATTGTGTTGGCAACAGCGTTACCGCCGCCGATTTGCCATCGGTCATCGTCGCTATACACGACACTGTTGCCGGATTGGGACAGGCGCAACCCAAGGCAGAGGCCGTTCTTGTCCCGGCCGTGCCCGTGAAGGACTCGGTTACGCCGGCGCACATCGTCTGCCTGGAAGACGGGCTGAAGTTCAAGTCGCTGAAGCGCCACCTGGGCGCCAGTCACGGCTTGTCGGCCGAAGAATACAAACGCAAATGGGGCCTGGACGCGCACTATCCGATGGTCGCGCCCGATTATGCCAAGCTGCGCTCCACCCAGGCCGTGGCGATCGGGCTGGGCCGAAAGGCACCGGCAGCACCGCCCCCAAGCCGGCGAAGGCACCGGCCCCTGCCGCCAAAGCGGCAAAGCCGGCAAAATCGGCAGCGTCCGTTCAGCCGCCCGCCAAAGCCGCCGCCCCGGCACCGGCCAAGGCCGCACCGCCCGTGA